One Xiphophorus hellerii strain 12219 chromosome 24, Xiphophorus_hellerii-4.1, whole genome shotgun sequence DNA window includes the following coding sequences:
- the nhsl1a gene encoding Nance-Horan syndrome protein isoform X3: MKTDMVARKHQQRAGDRDSKWSVHYSTQKPPQGLRFIPGKRRSGSADDLRAYNGLTQHDRFKPRPPSPTFAPLCGLDQSEGGAHRGWRSRGRAMSSASSDEDEKFFLPNTRPMTPLVLNPISLTSSWDDGSDTEPLQRLPTPEEKMRQQAEAVAADIVPINVTGESFDRQASFRRTISNGDSLNRRPHKLSRRKTVSAISDDVIPKPSAPVNLPGQYSTVGRLPSSSSSSHQQKSMEEAMEESERGRKEGPSTSRRIRAPKGEVMSSLMASLTSSPNVGKQPNSCHSSSSEIDSLPRIPTNSSLSLEVSFNSTTYRTLSASSSYSQSQDQQGFPSDFQPLLPYDSNARVIPQSPSSSSSCFPSSPVNSCISDTPSQLQSEWSYPSDGPLNVGSSHYLSSSSIADSVSQFSCHALADQTMTQENTQNFSDGDSCSGESWSYRPLSPASSIHSGFTQDTRCVSEEGWNCEPLLSSGRSTPLCIDNTSLCSEKMSSSPLLNREKRKSSTSAFYSRSMTRSISLRKSKRPPPPPLRSDSLRRRPGRSKASRSTTSPRPDRSPRVDRSSLHTPKSSPQTFPDPWVPRSNAKRRQSGLNCGTVTTFEPLSPNSQKATTTDSDPSSANPMSPKHCQALNPGYPSSEDKDLKLSLNHQPDSSVAGLQRLASPSSGYSSQSNTPSPGTPVSSPQNPSSPLTASPGAFSLPPTSLFFTSCSSTSPFSPTASSLPRTRSRGKEKPRPPVPQRKSSLLSSSFSSSSSLSSYTSSDSLARQSLLTGIPPPPPPPPPPPLPQSTPPASKFCPPTPDLPPPPPPPPPLPQSTFPVPEFCLHASCLPHSPPPPPPPPLPQSSPTIPGFCLPVSPAITSIPPPPVQSSSSSPPSPLKTPSKPEFCFHVPPSLTKPPPFPNGLPALSLPPPPPLPIPTRPPPPPYSYAVRQTLHHSLTSTVPSHFDPSSLCQPSQPSFELSDTADSPPLPPSPPSPALPEPSSFSFLPSSLGTSPRPHSHLITAQALQRVKLRSVKNQAVLQTEHDPTDSQLHREVRANRSQREKTQQDCDVLNESFLKCLANADAEVSGAKQATWNTNPLIVSTEVKQSELYCKDPIKSESRISTAESGEAKIQRQHGSSVSQKDHDVKFSKEITQNVRVNGQQNKDSDMCPPVASVNVSSPDSPWVKMCPDDDDTYCMNNNIQNPPLEQLSSEADFAKHIKCLGEKTTNVTEKINEYEKNEKNKSEIQNKTDVKNNNTDLRSSNPRKLYSPEKPVPPKKPDLGILGPLTSPKPRRGPGGPNSPGRITESSPRRNASDSFNTQTYTCSTSNMPLPKHLTVNSDNSEIPGCLMNSRNSPASSPQRQKPQIFHKKSDPSLTSPKTAKPAFASKHTGEKLNGTSATSDTLETQTTMETRSTLETTAGNTYNKSCSSSQMVDAYETHHSSGSPLMGMGPSGARKTTSTWTEAIQPGVAEPGFGRIIGTRQQDEEITNHRRFMKSSLAEDEEEEEEEDRLEEKERKKTVMMMMMTSSNKKGKSRRVRKRRPGRHLLMMSQKMEPSPSSSSSSSSSSSSSSSSSSEDEPDVIKERISRRRKFKVCNQETSDSESSYTLIGQSRISLSSLLSTESLQGELSLPDLLIKEPDEEEEPGKEEPQQKDDEAKEASRSSDDDVFVNVSADQMLISGRPRTTEDLFTIIHRSKRKMLGRKDFGEVPLSSSSSSSSSPLETPTDPCLTRAAGFRNPRSARSESFKALLLRKGSRVEASSRISAVERLCVGQFPPPADPQKMPPPPLTSDPLDDGRSSSFLSVNAPPLSPCELSMMFGWRRRDLMLLTSSSPVLVFSSSHMRPRSLTPPCSSSRRFAGRCRLFAAPMTAILEGEDEEEDGEILVGRESSLNMVEAS, translated from the exons CAGGGGACAGGGACAGCAAATGGTCCGTTCACTACAGTACCCAGAAGCCTCCGCAGGGTCTGCGCTTCATTCCTGGGAAACGGCGGTCGGGCAGCGCTGATGACCTGCGAG CTTACAACGGGCTGACTCAGCATGACCGCTTCAAGCCCCGCCCACCAAGCCCCACCTTTGCTCCATTGTGTGgtctggaccaatcagaggGCGGCGCTCACAGAGGCTGGCGGAGCAGAGGCAGAGCGATG tcttcagCGTCTTCAGATGAAGATGAGAAGTTCTTCCTCCCCAACACGCGACCCATGACCCCACTGGTCCTGAATCCCATCAGTCTCACTTCCAGCTGGGATGATGGATCCGACACGGAGCCTCTTCAGCGCCTTCCAACGCCGGAGGAGAAGATGAGGCAGCAGGCGGAGGCCGTCGCCGCTGATATAGTTCCCATCAACGTAACGG GTGAGAGTTTTGACCGACAGGCCAGTTTTCGGAGAACAATCTCTAATGGCGACTCATTAAATCGAAGACCTCATAAACTGAGCCGCCGTAAAACCGTTTCTGCGATATCAGACGATGTCATCCCCAAGCCTTCGGCTCCAGTGAATCTGCCTGGCCAGTACTCAACAGTGGGTCGACTtccttcctcatcctcctcctcacatCAGCAAAAGAGCATGGAGGAGGCGATGGAGGAGAGTGAAAGGGGCAGAAAGGAGGGACCGTCTACCTCCAGGAGAATCAGAGCCCCAAAGGGTGAAGTCATGTCCAGCCTCATGGCCTCCCTCACCTCCTCACCAAATGTTGGCAAACAGCCCAACTCCTGTCACTCGTCTTCCTCTGAGATCGACAGCCTCCCCCGTATTCCCACCAACTCCTCTCTGAGCTTGGAGGTCAGCTTTAACAGCACCACCTACAGGACACTCAGTGCTTCCTCATCTTACAGCCAG TCGCAGGATCAGCAAGGTTTCCCAAGTGATTTCCAGCCATTGTTGCCCTACGACTCCAATGCCAGAGTCATACCCCAGTCTCCTTCTTCCTCATCgtcttgttttccttcttctcctgtCAACTCCTGCATCTCTGACACCCCCAGCCAATTGCAATCGGAGTGGTCTTATCCCAGTGATGGGCCTTTAAATGTCGGCTCCTCTCACTACCTCTCCTCTTCAAGCATCGCTGATTCTGTGTCTCAGTTTAGTTGCCATGCtctggctgatcagaccatgaCCCAGGAAAATACCCAGAACTTCTCTGATGGTGACTCCTGTAGCGGGGAAAGCTGGAGCTACAGACCTCTTTCCCCTGCCTCCAGCATCCACAGCGGTTTCACTCAGGACACAAGATGTGTCTCTGAAGAAGGCTGGAACTGTGAACCCCTTCTTTCTTCTGGTCGCTCCACCCCTCTCTGCATTGACAACACCTCCCTTTGTTCAGAGAAGATGTCTTCATCTCCCTTGCTGAACCGGGAGAAAAGGAAGTCCAGCACTTCAGCGTTCTACTCTCGCTCTATGACACGCAGCATCTCCCTACGCAAGTCCAAGCGCCCACCTCCCCCACCGCTGCGCTCCGACTCTTTGAGGCGTCGGCCAGGTCGCAGCAAAGCCTCTCGTTCAACAACCAGCCCACGTCCTGACCGGAGCCCCCGTGTGGATCGCAGCAGCTTGCATACGCCTAAATCATCTCCTCAAACCTTCCCTGACCCCTGGGTGCCCCGGAGTAATGCAAAACGCCGTCAGAGTGGTCTGAACTGCGGGACAGTCACAACCTTTGAGCCTTTAAGTCCAAACTCCCAAAAGGCAACTACCACTGACTCCGACCCTTCCAGTGCCAACCCAATGAGCCCCAAACACTGCCAAGCGCTTAACCCTGGATATCCAAGTTCAGAGGATAAAGACCTGAAACTCTCTCTCAACCATCAACCTGACTCCTCTGTTGCTGGGCTTCAGCGCCTTGCCTCTCCATCCAGTGGTTACTCCAGCCAGTCCAACACTCCCAGTCCTGGAACTCCAGTCTCTTCCCCCCAGAATCCTTCCTCTCCTCTTACAGCAAGCCCAGGAGCATTTTCCCTTCCTCCAACCTCCCTTTTCTTTACTTCATGCTCTTCAACCTCACCATTTTCCCCCACAGCCTCTTCCCTCCCCAGGACCAGGTCTCGAGGAAAAGAGAAGCCAAGGCCTCCAGTGCCACAGAGGAAGTCATCACTTCTCTCTTCCtcattttcctcctcctcctctctctcctcctacACCTCATCTGACTCCTTAGCCAGGCAATCACTTCTCACTGGAAtacctcctcctccacctcctcctcctcctcctccacttccACAGTCCACTCCCCCTGCTTCCAAGTTCTGCCCTCCAACTCCtgatcttcctcctcctcctcctcctcctcctccactccCACAGTCCACCTTTCCAGTCCCTGAGTTTTGCCTTCATGCTTCTTGCCTTCCAcattctcctcctcctcctcctccacctcctcttccACAGTCTTCTCCTACAATCCCTGGATTCTGCCTCCCTGTATCTCCAGCTATCACTTCTATCCCTCCACCTCCTGTACagtcttcctcttcttctcctccttcaccaCTTAAAACTCCTTCAAAGCCTGAATTTTGCTTCCATGTTCCTCCGTCTCTTACCAAGCCTCCTCCATTTCCTAATGGTCTCCCAGCTCTATCtctacctcctcctcctcctctaccTATCCCGACccggcctcctcctcctccctacTCCTATGCTGTGAGGCAGACTTTGCATCACTCTCTGACCTCCACAGTACCATCCCACTTTGATCCTTCATCACTCTGCCAACCTTCTCAACCATCTTTTGAATTATCTGACACAGCTGACTCTCCTCCTCTGCCACCTTCACCTCCatctcctgctcttcctgaaccttcctccttttcttttcttccatcaAGTTTGGGCACATCTCCAAGGCCCCACTCTCATCTGATCACCGCTCAAGCATTGCAGCGTGTCAAGCTCCGCTCGGTCAAAAATCAGGCAGTACTGCAAACCGAACATGACCCAACTGACAGCCAACTTCACCGTGAAGTTAGAGCTAACAGAAGCCAAAGGGAAAAGACTCAACAGGACTGTGATGTGTTAAATGAGTCATTTCTTAAATGTCTGGCCAATGCTGATGCAGAGGTGTCTGGAGCAAAACAAGCTACCTGGAACACAAATCCATTAATAGTCAGTACTGAAGTAAAACAGTCAGAGCTTTATTGCAAAGACCCAATAAAAAGTGAGAGCAGGATTTCCACTGCAGAGTCAGGCGAAGCAAAGATTCAAAGACAACACGGCAGCTCAGTTAGTCAGAAAGACCATGACGTTAAGTTTAGCAAAGAAATCACACAAAATGTCCGAGTCAATGGGCAACAGAATAAAGATTCTGACATGTGTCCCCCTGTGGCGAGTGTAAATGTCTCCAGTCCTGACAGTCCGTGGGTAAAAATGTGTCCTGATGATGATGACACATATTGTATGAATAATAATATCCAGAATCCTCCATTAGAGCAACTTTCCTCAGAAGCAGACTTTGCAAAGCATATAAAATGTTTGGGAGAAAAGACGACCAACGTAACAGAAAAGATAAAcgaatatgaaaaaaatgaaaagaataaatcagaaatacaaaataagacTGATGTGAAAAACAATAATACGGATCTTCGGTCAAGCAACCCAAGGAAGTTGTACTCCCCAGAGAAACCTGTTCCCCCTAAGAAGCCTGATCTGGGCATTCTGGGTCCCTTGACATCCCCAAAGCCTAGAAGAGGGCCAGGAGGGCCCAATAGCCCTGGGCGTATCACAGAGTCCTCTCCTAGACGTAACGCTTCAGATTCCTTTAACACACAGACCTATACATGTTCAACTAGCAACATGCCATTGCCAAAGCACTTGACAGTCAACTCTGACAATTCAGAAATACCAGGATGCTTGATGAACTCAAGAAACTCACCTGCCAGTTCTCCTCAAAGGCAGAAGCCACAGATTTTCCACAAGAAGTCAGATCCTTCGTTGACCTCTCCCAAAACAGCAAAACCAGCTTTTGCATCCAAACACACTGGAGAGAAACTCAACGGGACTTCAGCAACCAGTGATACTTTAGAAACTCAGACCACAATGGAAACCAGAAGCACCTTAGAAACTACAGCTGGTAATACTTACAACAAATCCTGCAGCTCATCACAAATGGTCGATGCCTATGAGACCCATCACTCTTCAGGGTCCCCATTAATGGGGATGGGCCCCTCAGGAGCCCGTAAAACCACTTCTACCTGGACAGAGGCAATTCAACCTGGGGTGGCTGAGCCTGGTTTTggtaggatcattgggacaagGCAGCAGGATGAGGAGATTACCAACCACAGGAGGTTTATGAAGTCCTCACTTgctgaagatgaggaagaggaggaggaggaagatagactggaagagaaggagaggaagaaaacagtcatgatgatgatgatgacatcATCCAACAAAAAAGGTAAATCCAGGAGGGTGAGGAAGAGGCGGCCAGGCCGACATTTGTTGATGATGTCCCAAAAAATGGAGCCCTCTCCCTCATCGTCATCgtcatcttcctcctcttcttcatcatcatcttcatcatcatcagaagATGAACCAGATGTGATAAAAGAAAGGATCAGCAGGCGAAGGAAATTCAAAGTGTGCAACCAAGAGACGAGTGACTCTGAAAGCTCGTACACTCTGATTGGTCAGAGCAGGATTTCCCTCAGCAGTTTGCTGTCAACTGAGAGCCTGCAGGGGGAGCTATCACTGCCAGACCTCCTGATCAAAGAAccagatgaagaggaggaaccAGGAAAGGAAGAGCCCCAGCAGAAAGATGATGAGGCCAAGGAGGCCAGCAGGTCTTCAGATG acgATGTGTTCGTCAACGTTTCGGCGGATCAGATGTTGATCTCTGGTCGTCCTCGAACTACAGAGGATCTGTTCACCATCATCCACAG ATCTAAGCGAAAGATGCTTGGAAGAAAAGACTTTGGAGAAGTCCCTCTgtcctcctcttcgtcctcctcctcttcccctCTGGAGACTCCCACTGACCCCTGCCTGACCCGGGCAGCAGGGTTCAGGAACCCCAGGTCAGCCAGAAGTGAGAGTTTCAAGGCTCTCCTGCTGAGGAAGGGCAGTCGAGTCGAGGCGTCTTCCAGGATCTCGGCGGTGGAGCGACTTTGTGTCGGCCAGTTTCCGCCTCCTGCTGACCCTCAGAAGATGCCTCCTCCtcccctgacctctgacccgtTGGATGATGGGAGGTCCAGCAGCTTTCTGTCTGTGAACGCCCCTCCTTTATCTCCCTGTGAGCTCTCCATGATGTTTGGCTGGAGGCGCCGGGATCTGATGCTGCTCACCTCTTCCTCGCCTGTCCTCGTCTTCTCCTCCTCTCACATGCGACCTCGCTCCCTCACTCCCCCCTGCTCCAGCAGCCGACGGTTCGCCGGACGCTGCCGCCTCTTCGCCGCCCCCATGACCGCCATCTTGGAAGGggaagatgaggaggaagatggGGAGATTTTAGTTGGAAGAGAATCCAGTCTGAACATGGTTGAGGCTTCTTAA
- the nhsl1a gene encoding Nance-Horan syndrome protein isoform X4, with protein MLCFKAGDRDSKWSVHYSTQKPPQGLRFIPGKRRSGSADDLRAYNGLTQHDRFKPRPPSPTFAPLCGLDQSEGGAHRGWRSRGRAMSSASSDEDEKFFLPNTRPMTPLVLNPISLTSSWDDGSDTEPLQRLPTPEEKMRQQAEAVAADIVPINVTGESFDRQASFRRTISNGDSLNRRPHKLSRRKTVSAISDDVIPKPSAPVNLPGQYSTVGRLPSSSSSSHQQKSMEEAMEESERGRKEGPSTSRRIRAPKGEVMSSLMASLTSSPNVGKQPNSCHSSSSEIDSLPRIPTNSSLSLEVSFNSTTYRTLSASSSYSQSQDQQGFPSDFQPLLPYDSNARVIPQSPSSSSSCFPSSPVNSCISDTPSQLQSEWSYPSDGPLNVGSSHYLSSSSIADSVSQFSCHALADQTMTQENTQNFSDGDSCSGESWSYRPLSPASSIHSGFTQDTRCVSEEGWNCEPLLSSGRSTPLCIDNTSLCSEKMSSSPLLNREKRKSSTSAFYSRSMTRSISLRKSKRPPPPPLRSDSLRRRPGRSKASRSTTSPRPDRSPRVDRSSLHTPKSSPQTFPDPWVPRSNAKRRQSGLNCGTVTTFEPLSPNSQKATTTDSDPSSANPMSPKHCQALNPGYPSSEDKDLKLSLNHQPDSSVAGLQRLASPSSGYSSQSNTPSPGTPVSSPQNPSSPLTASPGAFSLPPTSLFFTSCSSTSPFSPTASSLPRTRSRGKEKPRPPVPQRKSSLLSSSFSSSSSLSSYTSSDSLARQSLLTGIPPPPPPPPPPPLPQSTPPASKFCPPTPDLPPPPPPPPPLPQSTFPVPEFCLHASCLPHSPPPPPPPPLPQSSPTIPGFCLPVSPAITSIPPPPVQSSSSSPPSPLKTPSKPEFCFHVPPSLTKPPPFPNGLPALSLPPPPPLPIPTRPPPPPYSYAVRQTLHHSLTSTVPSHFDPSSLCQPSQPSFELSDTADSPPLPPSPPSPALPEPSSFSFLPSSLGTSPRPHSHLITAQALQRVKLRSVKNQAVLQTEHDPTDSQLHREVRANRSQREKTQQDCDVLNESFLKCLANADAEVSGAKQATWNTNPLIVSTEVKQSELYCKDPIKSESRISTAESGEAKIQRQHGSSVSQKDHDVKFSKEITQNVRVNGQQNKDSDMCPPVASVNVSSPDSPWVKMCPDDDDTYCMNNNIQNPPLEQLSSEADFAKHIKCLGEKTTNVTEKINEYEKNEKNKSEIQNKTDVKNNNTDLRSSNPRKLYSPEKPVPPKKPDLGILGPLTSPKPRRGPGGPNSPGRITESSPRRNASDSFNTQTYTCSTSNMPLPKHLTVNSDNSEIPGCLMNSRNSPASSPQRQKPQIFHKKSDPSLTSPKTAKPAFASKHTGEKLNGTSATSDTLETQTTMETRSTLETTAGNTYNKSCSSSQMVDAYETHHSSGSPLMGMGPSGARKTTSTWTEAIQPGVAEPGFGRIIGTRQQDEEITNHRRFMKSSLAEDEEEEEEEDRLEEKERKKTVMMMMMTSSNKKGKSRRVRKRRPGRHLLMMSQKMEPSPSSSSSSSSSSSSSSSSSSEDEPDVIKERISRRRKFKVCNQETSDSESSYTLIGQSRISLSSLLSTESLQGELSLPDLLIKEPDEEEEPGKEEPQQKDDEAKEASRSSDDDVFVNVSADQMLISGRPRTTEDLFTIIHRSKRKMLGRKDFGEVPLSSSSSSSSSPLETPTDPCLTRAAGFRNPRSARSESFKALLLRKGSRVEASSRISAVERLCVGQFPPPADPQKMPPPPLTSDPLDDGRSSSFLSVNAPPLSPCELSMMFGWRRRDLMLLTSSSPVLVFSSSHMRPRSLTPPCSSSRRFAGRCRLFAAPMTAILEGEDEEEDGEILVGRESSLNMVEAS; from the exons CAGGGGACAGGGACAGCAAATGGTCCGTTCACTACAGTACCCAGAAGCCTCCGCAGGGTCTGCGCTTCATTCCTGGGAAACGGCGGTCGGGCAGCGCTGATGACCTGCGAG CTTACAACGGGCTGACTCAGCATGACCGCTTCAAGCCCCGCCCACCAAGCCCCACCTTTGCTCCATTGTGTGgtctggaccaatcagaggGCGGCGCTCACAGAGGCTGGCGGAGCAGAGGCAGAGCGATG tcttcagCGTCTTCAGATGAAGATGAGAAGTTCTTCCTCCCCAACACGCGACCCATGACCCCACTGGTCCTGAATCCCATCAGTCTCACTTCCAGCTGGGATGATGGATCCGACACGGAGCCTCTTCAGCGCCTTCCAACGCCGGAGGAGAAGATGAGGCAGCAGGCGGAGGCCGTCGCCGCTGATATAGTTCCCATCAACGTAACGG GTGAGAGTTTTGACCGACAGGCCAGTTTTCGGAGAACAATCTCTAATGGCGACTCATTAAATCGAAGACCTCATAAACTGAGCCGCCGTAAAACCGTTTCTGCGATATCAGACGATGTCATCCCCAAGCCTTCGGCTCCAGTGAATCTGCCTGGCCAGTACTCAACAGTGGGTCGACTtccttcctcatcctcctcctcacatCAGCAAAAGAGCATGGAGGAGGCGATGGAGGAGAGTGAAAGGGGCAGAAAGGAGGGACCGTCTACCTCCAGGAGAATCAGAGCCCCAAAGGGTGAAGTCATGTCCAGCCTCATGGCCTCCCTCACCTCCTCACCAAATGTTGGCAAACAGCCCAACTCCTGTCACTCGTCTTCCTCTGAGATCGACAGCCTCCCCCGTATTCCCACCAACTCCTCTCTGAGCTTGGAGGTCAGCTTTAACAGCACCACCTACAGGACACTCAGTGCTTCCTCATCTTACAGCCAG TCGCAGGATCAGCAAGGTTTCCCAAGTGATTTCCAGCCATTGTTGCCCTACGACTCCAATGCCAGAGTCATACCCCAGTCTCCTTCTTCCTCATCgtcttgttttccttcttctcctgtCAACTCCTGCATCTCTGACACCCCCAGCCAATTGCAATCGGAGTGGTCTTATCCCAGTGATGGGCCTTTAAATGTCGGCTCCTCTCACTACCTCTCCTCTTCAAGCATCGCTGATTCTGTGTCTCAGTTTAGTTGCCATGCtctggctgatcagaccatgaCCCAGGAAAATACCCAGAACTTCTCTGATGGTGACTCCTGTAGCGGGGAAAGCTGGAGCTACAGACCTCTTTCCCCTGCCTCCAGCATCCACAGCGGTTTCACTCAGGACACAAGATGTGTCTCTGAAGAAGGCTGGAACTGTGAACCCCTTCTTTCTTCTGGTCGCTCCACCCCTCTCTGCATTGACAACACCTCCCTTTGTTCAGAGAAGATGTCTTCATCTCCCTTGCTGAACCGGGAGAAAAGGAAGTCCAGCACTTCAGCGTTCTACTCTCGCTCTATGACACGCAGCATCTCCCTACGCAAGTCCAAGCGCCCACCTCCCCCACCGCTGCGCTCCGACTCTTTGAGGCGTCGGCCAGGTCGCAGCAAAGCCTCTCGTTCAACAACCAGCCCACGTCCTGACCGGAGCCCCCGTGTGGATCGCAGCAGCTTGCATACGCCTAAATCATCTCCTCAAACCTTCCCTGACCCCTGGGTGCCCCGGAGTAATGCAAAACGCCGTCAGAGTGGTCTGAACTGCGGGACAGTCACAACCTTTGAGCCTTTAAGTCCAAACTCCCAAAAGGCAACTACCACTGACTCCGACCCTTCCAGTGCCAACCCAATGAGCCCCAAACACTGCCAAGCGCTTAACCCTGGATATCCAAGTTCAGAGGATAAAGACCTGAAACTCTCTCTCAACCATCAACCTGACTCCTCTGTTGCTGGGCTTCAGCGCCTTGCCTCTCCATCCAGTGGTTACTCCAGCCAGTCCAACACTCCCAGTCCTGGAACTCCAGTCTCTTCCCCCCAGAATCCTTCCTCTCCTCTTACAGCAAGCCCAGGAGCATTTTCCCTTCCTCCAACCTCCCTTTTCTTTACTTCATGCTCTTCAACCTCACCATTTTCCCCCACAGCCTCTTCCCTCCCCAGGACCAGGTCTCGAGGAAAAGAGAAGCCAAGGCCTCCAGTGCCACAGAGGAAGTCATCACTTCTCTCTTCCtcattttcctcctcctcctctctctcctcctacACCTCATCTGACTCCTTAGCCAGGCAATCACTTCTCACTGGAAtacctcctcctccacctcctcctcctcctcctccacttccACAGTCCACTCCCCCTGCTTCCAAGTTCTGCCCTCCAACTCCtgatcttcctcctcctcctcctcctcctcctccactccCACAGTCCACCTTTCCAGTCCCTGAGTTTTGCCTTCATGCTTCTTGCCTTCCAcattctcctcctcctcctcctccacctcctcttccACAGTCTTCTCCTACAATCCCTGGATTCTGCCTCCCTGTATCTCCAGCTATCACTTCTATCCCTCCACCTCCTGTACagtcttcctcttcttctcctccttcaccaCTTAAAACTCCTTCAAAGCCTGAATTTTGCTTCCATGTTCCTCCGTCTCTTACCAAGCCTCCTCCATTTCCTAATGGTCTCCCAGCTCTATCtctacctcctcctcctcctctaccTATCCCGACccggcctcctcctcctccctacTCCTATGCTGTGAGGCAGACTTTGCATCACTCTCTGACCTCCACAGTACCATCCCACTTTGATCCTTCATCACTCTGCCAACCTTCTCAACCATCTTTTGAATTATCTGACACAGCTGACTCTCCTCCTCTGCCACCTTCACCTCCatctcctgctcttcctgaaccttcctccttttcttttcttccatcaAGTTTGGGCACATCTCCAAGGCCCCACTCTCATCTGATCACCGCTCAAGCATTGCAGCGTGTCAAGCTCCGCTCGGTCAAAAATCAGGCAGTACTGCAAACCGAACATGACCCAACTGACAGCCAACTTCACCGTGAAGTTAGAGCTAACAGAAGCCAAAGGGAAAAGACTCAACAGGACTGTGATGTGTTAAATGAGTCATTTCTTAAATGTCTGGCCAATGCTGATGCAGAGGTGTCTGGAGCAAAACAAGCTACCTGGAACACAAATCCATTAATAGTCAGTACTGAAGTAAAACAGTCAGAGCTTTATTGCAAAGACCCAATAAAAAGTGAGAGCAGGATTTCCACTGCAGAGTCAGGCGAAGCAAAGATTCAAAGACAACACGGCAGCTCAGTTAGTCAGAAAGACCATGACGTTAAGTTTAGCAAAGAAATCACACAAAATGTCCGAGTCAATGGGCAACAGAATAAAGATTCTGACATGTGTCCCCCTGTGGCGAGTGTAAATGTCTCCAGTCCTGACAGTCCGTGGGTAAAAATGTGTCCTGATGATGATGACACATATTGTATGAATAATAATATCCAGAATCCTCCATTAGAGCAACTTTCCTCAGAAGCAGACTTTGCAAAGCATATAAAATGTTTGGGAGAAAAGACGACCAACGTAACAGAAAAGATAAAcgaatatgaaaaaaatgaaaagaataaatcagaaatacaaaataagacTGATGTGAAAAACAATAATACGGATCTTCGGTCAAGCAACCCAAGGAAGTTGTACTCCCCAGAGAAACCTGTTCCCCCTAAGAAGCCTGATCTGGGCATTCTGGGTCCCTTGACATCCCCAAAGCCTAGAAGAGGGCCAGGAGGGCCCAATAGCCCTGGGCGTATCACAGAGTCCTCTCCTAGACGTAACGCTTCAGATTCCTTTAACACACAGACCTATACATGTTCAACTAGCAACATGCCATTGCCAAAGCACTTGACAGTCAACTCTGACAATTCAGAAATACCAGGATGCTTGATGAACTCAAGAAACTCACCTGCCAGTTCTCCTCAAAGGCAGAAGCCACAGATTTTCCACAAGAAGTCAGATCCTTCGTTGACCTCTCCCAAAACAGCAAAACCAGCTTTTGCATCCAAACACACTGGAGAGAAACTCAACGGGACTTCAGCAACCAGTGATACTTTAGAAACTCAGACCACAATGGAAACCAGAAGCACCTTAGAAACTACAGCTGGTAATACTTACAACAAATCCTGCAGCTCATCACAAATGGTCGATGCCTATGAGACCCATCACTCTTCAGGGTCCCCATTAATGGGGATGGGCCCCTCAGGAGCCCGTAAAACCACTTCTACCTGGACAGAGGCAATTCAACCTGGGGTGGCTGAGCCTGGTTTTggtaggatcattgggacaagGCAGCAGGATGAGGAGATTACCAACCACAGGAGGTTTATGAAGTCCTCACTTgctgaagatgaggaagaggaggaggaggaagatagactggaagagaaggagaggaagaaaacagtcatgatgatgatgatgacatcATCCAACAAAAAAGGTAAATCCAGGAGGGTGAGGAAGAGGCGGCCAGGCCGACATTTGTTGATGATGTCCCAAAAAATGGAGCCCTCTCCCTCATCGTCATCgtcatcttcctcctcttcttcatcatcatcttcatcatcatcagaagATGAACCAGATGTGATAAAAGAAAGGATCAGCAGGCGAAGGAAATTCAAAGTGTGCAACCAAGAGACGAGTGACTCTGAAAGCTCGTACACTCTGATTGGTCAGAGCAGGATTTCCCTCAGCAGTTTGCTGTCAACTGAGAGCCTGCAGGGGGAGCTATCACTGCCAGACCTCCTGATCAAAGAAccagatgaagaggaggaaccAGGAAAGGAAGAGCCCCAGCAGAAAGATGATGAGGCCAAGGAGGCCAGCAGGTCTTCAGATG acgATGTGTTCGTCAACGTTTCGGCGGATCAGATGTTGATCTCTGGTCGTCCTCGAACTACAGAGGATCTGTTCACCATCATCCACAG ATCTAAGCGAAAGATGCTTGGAAGAAAAGACTTTGGAGAAGTCCCTCTgtcctcctcttcgtcctcctcctcttcccctCTGGAGACTCCCACTGACCCCTGCCTGACCCGGGCAGCAGGGTTCAGGAACCCCAGGTCAGCCAGAAGTGAGAGTTTCAAGGCTCTCCTGCTGAGGAAGGGCAGTCGAGTCGAGGCGTCTTCCAGGATCTCGGCGGTGGAGCGACTTTGTGTCGGCCAGTTTCCGCCTCCTGCTGACCCTCAGAAGATGCCTCCTCCtcccctgacctctgacccgtTGGATGATGGGAGGTCCAGCAGCTTTCTGTCTGTGAACGCCCCTCCTTTATCTCCCTGTGAGCTCTCCATGATGTTTGGCTGGAGGCGCCGGGATCTGATGCTGCTCACCTCTTCCTCGCCTGTCCTCGTCTTCTCCTCCTCTCACATGCGACCTCGCTCCCTCACTCCCCCCTGCTCCAGCAGCCGACGGTTCGCCGGACGCTGCCGCCTCTTCGCCGCCCCCATGACCGCCATCTTGGAAGGggaagatgaggaggaagatggGGAGATTTTAGTTGGAAGAGAATCCAGTCTGAACATGGTTGAGGCTTCTTAA